The following are encoded in a window of Paenibacillus polymyxa genomic DNA:
- a CDS encoding helix-turn-helix domain-containing protein: MYNSLDKFYDLVQKGTENNKWDYKRDIHLNPNNSFANILKDILAFANSGGGWLVLGVDDDSRIIGVDKMIDPTSLGQKILDITGEQIMFDLNYYRIHTDSEIAVGLLYVYDSEKVLVSPVNLNNDKGKAIVSENTIYYRRNASSIKANKDDLNNLIYKISQIGKYELKREDINLIERKKSEYSFFKSEDDFLRGDFKFSADTFADKMNTIFHFYQSKYTKYEIGILLGFELNAIDDYFEGKRFPKLEHLLRAVEIFDLPHDYFFQSTILTNRPFIQNPLITYVILEKSEDKLGLYDYGFGKAVQEIFYDTAKEFSFFKKWLYSEREDLKPQVDEWSRLTDRNVILYEKYEKFLGYVDLSVYDTFKEHLKVQYYKELEKTPDENERFLNEKILTHLTTSDTEYVCKFISELIKKIQITDDKLCIEYNFIYEVQNQLIRYRDYDKQNMRVIFSSERSLDD, from the coding sequence ATGTATAATTCTTTAGATAAATTTTATGATTTAGTGCAAAAGGGAACAGAGAATAATAAATGGGATTATAAAAGAGATATTCACTTAAATCCCAATAATTCTTTTGCAAATATCTTAAAGGACATATTAGCTTTTGCAAATAGTGGTGGTGGCTGGTTAGTTTTAGGTGTGGATGATGATTCAAGAATAATAGGGGTGGATAAAATGATTGACCCGACATCCTTAGGCCAAAAAATATTAGATATAACTGGTGAACAAATTATGTTTGATTTAAATTATTATCGTATTCATACAGACTCAGAGATAGCAGTGGGTTTATTGTATGTGTACGATTCTGAAAAGGTATTGGTATCCCCAGTAAACTTGAATAATGATAAAGGAAAGGCCATAGTCAGTGAAAATACAATCTATTATCGTAGAAACGCTAGTTCAATTAAGGCAAATAAAGATGATTTAAATAATCTTATCTATAAAATAAGTCAGATAGGTAAATATGAATTAAAAAGAGAAGATATTAATCTAATTGAACGTAAAAAGTCAGAGTATTCATTCTTTAAAAGTGAAGACGACTTTCTTAGAGGTGATTTTAAATTTAGTGCAGATACTTTTGCAGATAAGATGAATACTATATTTCACTTTTATCAAAGTAAGTACACTAAATATGAGATTGGAATTTTATTGGGTTTTGAGTTGAATGCTATTGATGATTATTTTGAGGGTAAGAGATTTCCTAAATTAGAGCATCTATTGCGTGCTGTTGAAATTTTTGATTTACCTCATGATTACTTTTTTCAGTCTACAATTTTGACGAACAGACCTTTCATACAGAATCCTTTGATTACATATGTTATTTTAGAGAAAAGCGAAGACAAATTAGGATTGTATGATTATGGTTTTGGTAAAGCAGTACAAGAAATATTTTATGATACAGCAAAAGAGTTCTCATTTTTTAAAAAATGGCTATATTCTGAAAGAGAGGATTTAAAACCTCAAGTAGATGAATGGAGTAGGTTAACCGATCGAAATGTGATTCTCTATGAAAAATATGAAAAGTTTTTGGGATATGTCGATCTATCTGTGTACGATACATTTAAAGAGCATCTAAAAGTTCAATACTATAAGGAATTAGAAAAAACACCTGACGAGAACGAAAGATTTTTAAATGAAAAAATCCTGACTCATTTAACAACTAGCGACACTGAATATGTGTGTAAATTCATTTCAGAATTGATTAAAAAAATTCAAATAACAGATGATAAACTATGTATTGAGTATAATTTTATATATGAAGTACAGAATCAATTGATACGTTATAGAGATTATGATAAGCAGAATATGAGAGTGATTTTTAGTAGTGAACGATCGTTGGATGATTAA
- a CDS encoding MFS transporter — protein sequence MTGLKQVLRNKNYVRFFLATFASQMGGIIGVTAFMFYLLKRFTNQPYYATLAELMYSLPMLVVFLVVGVLADRMDRQKIAVNCDWISAFLSLCLLIFIWIDSIPLIFALLFIRSAASKFFFPAESAIIQGILSEDDYTIAAGLNQMMGSLFMLFGGTLGAVVYWHFGITGAILIDAISFIVSALLIRSCKIPKEVRLPNGAHQFKQLKFKLVMIDFKQGFLYILRNRLLLWLVSGFFMFGILNGGFSVLPMFILKYKLAPGNYEQYMVWTGIIFGAGVLLGTLIASLISAKLKLHQMIAAGVLVAGIGMCILGFVNHIYAFLIINFVIALILPFINIGIGGWLPRIVDPQMMGRVQGLINPLMMLSQSLTLGFIAISFPSFISIEFLFLLVGVCTVIVGIYYTIVLPRYADYSTSSKTLQESL from the coding sequence GTGACTGGATTAAAACAAGTACTCAGAAACAAGAATTATGTCAGGTTTTTTCTGGCAACCTTCGCCTCACAAATGGGAGGAATTATCGGGGTTACTGCATTCATGTTTTATTTGTTGAAACGGTTTACAAATCAGCCATACTATGCAACGCTTGCCGAGTTAATGTATTCGCTCCCGATGCTGGTAGTGTTTCTCGTGGTTGGAGTGCTGGCAGATCGGATGGACAGACAAAAAATTGCTGTTAATTGTGACTGGATCAGCGCTTTTTTATCCTTATGTTTGCTTATTTTTATTTGGATCGATTCGATTCCTTTGATATTTGCCCTCCTCTTCATTCGTAGTGCTGCCTCCAAATTTTTCTTCCCAGCCGAAAGTGCCATTATACAGGGAATATTAAGCGAAGATGATTACACTATTGCCGCAGGCCTCAATCAAATGATGGGGAGTCTTTTCATGTTATTTGGAGGAACTCTGGGGGCCGTCGTTTACTGGCACTTTGGAATTACTGGAGCCATCCTAATTGATGCTATTTCTTTTATTGTGTCTGCACTGCTTATTCGTTCCTGCAAAATTCCAAAGGAAGTACGCCTTCCGAACGGGGCACATCAATTCAAACAATTAAAATTCAAACTTGTCATGATCGATTTTAAACAAGGGTTTCTTTACATATTACGCAACAGACTATTGCTTTGGTTGGTTTCAGGCTTTTTTATGTTCGGTATTTTAAATGGTGGTTTTAGCGTTTTACCGATGTTTATTCTTAAATATAAGCTAGCTCCAGGCAACTATGAGCAGTATATGGTTTGGACAGGTATTATTTTTGGAGCTGGTGTGTTGCTTGGTACCCTAATCGCTTCTCTCATCTCCGCCAAGCTAAAGCTACACCAAATGATTGCAGCGGGAGTTCTGGTAGCCGGAATAGGTATGTGCATACTAGGATTTGTTAACCACATCTACGCTTTTCTGATTATCAATTTTGTCATTGCACTGATACTTCCGTTCATTAACATTGGCATAGGAGGATGGCTTCCTCGTATTGTAGATCCTCAAATGATGGGACGTGTGCAAGGTTTGATTAATCCGTTAATGATGCTGTCCCAATCTCTCACATTAGGTTTCATTGCTATAAGCTTTCCTTCATTTATTTCAATTGAGTTCTTGTTTTTATTAGTTGGGGTCTGTACCGTTATTGTAGGAATATACTACACTATTGTGCTTCCCCGTTATGCTGATTACAGCACTTCTTCCAAGACCCTTCAGGAATCTTTATAG
- a CDS encoding 2-oxoglutarate dehydrogenase E1 component, with amino-acid sequence MTMEESSRQVPWQSYYGPNLGYVQDQYEKYVADPGTVDPAYRELFDQWGEPPQSEYSAASMIDNKLQGPPTSALGHLDSNTLQKAVTAGKMVWNIREYGHLAAQIDPLGLDAEQDTRLLNPASYGLTEQDLKAFPASLIWDNAPAGTLNGWEAIQRLRVAYTGPIAYEFSHIHNEEERRWLNSYAESGWSSKPLTTQERKSLLGRLVEVEQFEEFLHKTFVGQKRFSIEGNDVLVPVLDEIIRLTTNAGASHVLMGMAHRGRLNVLAHVLGKPYSKIFSEFHHSPNKDLIPSEGSTGINYGWTGDVKYHLGADRFVKDGGAVQARLTLANNPSHLEYVNPVVQGFSRAAQEDRSEAGYPKLDVSKAATIIMHGDAAFPGEGIVAESLNFTNLRGFRNGGTVHIIVNNRLGFTTESVDSRSTRYASDLAKGYEIPIVHVNADNPEACIAAARMAGEYRNRFKKDFLIDLIGYRRYGHNESDDPETTQPLVYRKVKNHPTVSKLYAQKLMKQGVVDEEFSAGLIEKVQNRLKEAHEHVKNQPEQEPEMSPVKAKKNQNSMVRTAVELKKLRQINENLLKWPQAFHVYPKLDRILQRRKTALNEGEKVDWSLAETLALATILADGKPIRMTGQDAERATFAHRNLVLHEPETGRTHCPLHTLPEARASFSIHNSPLSEASVLGFEYGYNVYSPETLVIWEAQFGDFANCAQVIFDQFISAGRAKWRQKSSLVMLLPHGSEGQGPEHTSARLERFLQLSAQNNWTVANLSSASQYFHLLRRQAALSESEEARPLVMMSPKSLIRNNRVASPASEFSEGAFRPVLEQPGLGARPDRVERIVLCSGKIAIDLEEALEKDKNEAEERLHIIRVEQLYPFPEEEIRNIFGRFPHVKEFVWAQEEPKNMGAWSYIEPRLRNVVPQGAEIRYAGRPDRSSPASGYQQVHSLEQQRIIQSALKQDSKNNITLGR; translated from the coding sequence ATGACAATGGAAGAGAGCAGCAGACAGGTACCTTGGCAGTCGTATTATGGACCTAATCTAGGTTATGTGCAGGACCAGTATGAAAAGTATGTAGCGGACCCCGGAACGGTTGATCCGGCTTACCGCGAGCTGTTTGATCAATGGGGTGAGCCGCCACAATCCGAATATTCGGCTGCTTCCATGATAGACAACAAATTGCAAGGCCCCCCCACAAGTGCTTTGGGGCACCTTGATTCAAACACATTACAGAAAGCGGTTACAGCGGGGAAAATGGTGTGGAATATCCGTGAATATGGACATTTAGCCGCCCAGATTGATCCGCTGGGACTGGATGCAGAGCAGGATACACGCTTGCTTAATCCAGCATCTTACGGTTTAACTGAACAAGACTTGAAGGCTTTTCCAGCCTCTTTAATATGGGATAACGCTCCTGCGGGAACACTTAACGGATGGGAAGCCATTCAACGGTTACGTGTAGCATACACAGGACCGATTGCCTATGAATTTAGTCATATTCACAACGAGGAGGAACGCCGCTGGCTGAACAGCTATGCAGAATCTGGCTGGTCCTCCAAGCCACTTACAACACAGGAACGCAAGTCGTTGCTAGGCAGATTGGTAGAAGTAGAACAGTTCGAAGAGTTTTTGCATAAAACATTCGTCGGACAGAAACGTTTTTCCATCGAGGGTAATGATGTGCTTGTCCCTGTTCTCGACGAGATTATTCGTCTAACGACAAATGCAGGAGCAAGTCATGTCCTGATGGGTATGGCGCATCGCGGCCGTTTGAATGTACTGGCTCATGTGCTGGGCAAGCCTTACAGTAAAATTTTCTCTGAATTTCATCATTCGCCGAATAAGGATTTGATCCCATCGGAAGGTTCCACGGGAATTAACTACGGCTGGACTGGAGATGTGAAATATCATCTGGGTGCTGATCGTTTTGTAAAAGATGGGGGAGCAGTGCAAGCCCGTCTGACATTGGCGAATAACCCGAGTCACCTGGAATATGTAAATCCGGTAGTACAAGGATTTTCACGAGCTGCACAGGAAGACCGCAGTGAGGCTGGTTATCCGAAGCTGGATGTGAGCAAGGCAGCTACAATTATTATGCATGGTGATGCGGCTTTCCCAGGTGAAGGTATCGTGGCAGAATCACTTAATTTCACAAATTTGCGTGGCTTCCGTAATGGCGGCACGGTCCATATTATTGTGAATAATCGTCTGGGTTTTACAACGGAAAGTGTCGATTCCCGTTCGACCCGTTATGCCAGTGATCTGGCTAAAGGCTATGAAATTCCAATTGTACATGTGAACGCGGATAATCCTGAAGCCTGTATTGCAGCAGCTCGTATGGCTGGCGAATACCGCAATCGTTTCAAGAAGGATTTTCTGATTGATCTGATTGGTTACCGTCGTTATGGTCACAATGAATCCGATGACCCGGAAACGACACAACCGCTGGTATATCGTAAGGTGAAGAATCATCCGACGGTGAGCAAATTATATGCTCAAAAGCTGATGAAGCAGGGGGTTGTGGATGAAGAGTTTAGTGCCGGTCTCATTGAAAAGGTCCAAAACAGACTGAAGGAAGCGCATGAGCATGTGAAGAATCAACCGGAACAAGAGCCGGAAATGAGTCCTGTGAAGGCGAAAAAGAATCAGAATTCTATGGTACGTACTGCAGTGGAATTGAAAAAGCTGCGCCAAATCAATGAAAACTTACTCAAATGGCCACAGGCTTTTCATGTATATCCGAAGCTGGATCGAATTTTACAGCGTAGAAAAACCGCTCTGAACGAAGGGGAAAAGGTAGATTGGAGCTTGGCGGAGACGCTGGCTTTGGCCACCATTCTTGCAGACGGCAAGCCTATTCGTATGACAGGTCAGGATGCGGAGCGAGCTACATTTGCTCACCGTAACCTTGTGCTGCATGAGCCTGAAACAGGCCGTACACATTGCCCGTTGCATACATTGCCGGAAGCACGTGCTTCATTCAGTATTCATAACAGTCCATTGTCTGAGGCATCTGTCCTCGGCTTTGAATATGGCTATAACGTGTATTCTCCTGAAACGTTAGTGATTTGGGAAGCACAATTCGGCGATTTTGCTAACTGTGCACAGGTTATTTTTGACCAATTCATCTCCGCAGGCCGTGCCAAATGGAGACAGAAATCGAGTCTAGTGATGCTGTTACCGCATGGTAGCGAAGGACAAGGACCAGAGCATACAAGCGCACGTCTGGAGCGTTTTCTCCAGTTGTCCGCACAAAATAACTGGACTGTCGCTAATTTGAGCAGTGCCTCACAGTATTTCCATCTGCTGCGCCGTCAGGCTGCATTAAGCGAAAGTGAGGAAGCCCGCCCGCTTGTGATGATGTCGCCGAAGAGCCTGATTCGTAATAATCGTGTCGCTTCGCCTGCTTCTGAATTCAGCGAAGGAGCGTTCCGTCCTGTGTTGGAACAGCCTGGTCTGGGTGCACGTCCGGATCGTGTAGAGCGCATTGTACTGTGCAGTGGCAAGATTGCCATTGATCTCGAAGAAGCATTGGAAAAGGATAAGAATGAGGCAGAAGAGCGTCTGCATATTATTCGTGTGGAGCAGCTATACCCTTTCCCGGAAGAAGAAATTCGGAATATTTTCGGTCGCTTCCCGCATGTTAAGGAGTTCGTATGGGCTCAGGAAGAACCTAAAAATATGGGGGCTTGGAGTTACATTGAACCTCGTCTGCGGAATGTTGTGCCACAGGGAGCGGAAATTCGTTACGCAGGCAGACCAGATCGTTCAAGCCCGGCCAGCGGTTATCAGCAAGTACACAGCCTAGAACAACAGCGAATTATTCAATCGGCGTTGAAGCAGGATTCCAAAAACAATATTACACTTGGGAGGTAG
- the odhB gene encoding 2-oxoglutarate dehydrogenase complex dihydrolipoyllysine-residue succinyltransferase — MSDIIVPAMGESITEGTISKWLVKEGDSVGQGDVLLELETDKVNLEISAEEAGVVQKILRQEGDTVVIGEAVGLIGSGSGGAESTGAGEVAATQAPEAPSVATSPSSVEGGGKAEEKSAPPISSNGDGNGQTASPSARKLARERGIDLEQVQGKDPLGRVFQEDVKTHNSSEVSRAAFVPASPATSKPAPPSPAQTEYSKPVERQRMSRRRATIAKRLVEAQQTAAMLTTFNEVDMTAILDVRKRRKDKFKEKHDVGLGFMSFFTKAVVGALKRFPTVNAEINGDDIVLKKYYDIGIAVSAKEGLVVPVVRDADRLGFAEIEKSIADLAGKARSNSLSLADLQGGTFTITNGGIFGSLLSTPILNTPQVGILGMHKIQLRPIAIDEERMENRPMMYIALSYDHRIIDGSEAVRFLVTVKELLEDPESLLLEG; from the coding sequence GTGAGCGATATTATAGTGCCAGCAATGGGAGAATCCATCACGGAAGGAACAATTTCCAAATGGCTTGTGAAGGAAGGGGATTCCGTAGGACAGGGAGATGTTCTACTGGAGCTGGAAACCGATAAGGTCAATCTGGAAATTAGTGCGGAAGAAGCAGGTGTGGTCCAGAAAATCCTTCGTCAGGAGGGAGATACTGTGGTCATCGGTGAAGCTGTTGGCTTGATCGGAAGCGGCAGTGGTGGTGCGGAATCAACCGGTGCTGGAGAAGTTGCAGCGACTCAAGCGCCTGAAGCACCGTCCGTAGCGACTTCACCGTCTTCCGTAGAAGGCGGCGGTAAAGCTGAAGAAAAGTCTGCACCGCCTATTTCATCGAATGGCGACGGGAATGGCCAGACGGCATCACCATCCGCCCGGAAGTTGGCGCGTGAGCGCGGGATTGATCTTGAGCAGGTACAGGGAAAGGACCCGCTCGGACGTGTTTTCCAGGAGGACGTAAAAACGCATAACAGCTCTGAAGTGTCACGTGCAGCATTTGTACCTGCGTCTCCCGCTACTAGCAAGCCTGCGCCTCCGTCTCCAGCACAAACGGAGTACAGCAAGCCTGTGGAACGCCAGCGGATGTCTCGGCGCAGAGCGACGATCGCTAAGCGTCTTGTTGAAGCACAGCAAACAGCTGCCATGCTCACCACTTTTAATGAAGTGGATATGACCGCCATTCTCGATGTGCGTAAACGCCGTAAAGATAAGTTTAAGGAAAAACATGATGTAGGCTTGGGTTTTATGTCCTTCTTTACAAAGGCAGTGGTTGGTGCACTCAAGCGCTTCCCTACCGTGAATGCAGAGATTAATGGCGATGATATCGTACTGAAAAAATACTATGATATCGGGATCGCTGTATCTGCCAAGGAAGGTTTGGTCGTGCCAGTTGTGCGGGATGCCGATCGTCTTGGCTTTGCTGAGATCGAGAAAAGTATTGCAGATTTGGCTGGCAAAGCACGCTCCAATTCGCTTTCTCTGGCCGACTTGCAAGGAGGAACGTTTACTATAACCAATGGAGGTATTTTCGGCTCCCTGCTGTCTACGCCAATTCTCAATACGCCGCAAGTGGGTATTTTGGGCATGCATAAGATCCAACTTCGCCCGATTGCCATCGACGAGGAACGCATGGAAAATCGTCCGATGATGTATATCGCGTTGTCCTACGATCACCGGATTATTGATGGTAGCGAGGCGGTTCGTTTCCTGGTAACGGTCAAAGAATTGCTGGAAGATCCGGAATCATTGTTACTCGAAGGATAA
- a CDS encoding YfiT family bacillithiol transferase: protein MDKDLRYPIGSFVVPDTITKEQLIAWIHDIAELPAQLRQAVEGLYEQQLNTPYREGGWTIRQVVHHVADSHMNSYIRFKLALTEDTPTIKPYDEGRWAEIPDARELPLEPSLQLLEGLHERWVTVLRSLGEDQLHRTFIHPESGQTIRLERNIGIYAWHGKHHTAHITSLRERNAW, encoded by the coding sequence TTGGACAAAGACTTGCGCTATCCGATAGGATCATTCGTTGTTCCAGATACCATTACAAAAGAACAGCTTATCGCATGGATTCACGACATTGCTGAATTGCCTGCACAGCTGCGTCAGGCGGTCGAAGGACTGTATGAGCAGCAGCTCAATACGCCTTATCGCGAAGGGGGCTGGACGATTCGGCAGGTAGTTCATCATGTGGCAGATAGCCATATGAACAGCTATATCCGTTTTAAGCTGGCACTGACGGAGGATACGCCGACGATCAAGCCATATGATGAGGGGCGTTGGGCCGAAATACCAGACGCCAGGGAGCTTCCACTGGAACCTTCGTTGCAATTGCTGGAAGGACTGCATGAACGGTGGGTGACCGTGTTACGATCGTTGGGAGAGGATCAGCTACACCGAACATTTATTCATCCTGAATCGGGCCAGACGATCCGCCTGGAACGAAACATCGGCATCTATGCCTGGCATGGCAAGCATCACACAGCTCATATTACTTCCCTGAGAGAACGGAATGCATGGTGA
- a CDS encoding alpha/beta fold hydrolase, protein MREYTFTIAENDGTELFAYRWLPDQNLPIKGIVQISHGMCETSYRYIRLAEKLTACGYGVYANDHIGHGRTAGDPDKLGMPGANAFNRMADGMLELGEIAAKEFPDQSRFLLGHSMGSFLTQKIMYDDRQTYHGFILSGTNGRRGLLKLGEQVALLQAKLQGMDHRSMLLNAMVFGGFNRAFRPVRTAFDWLSRDPEEVDQFVHDPLCGAICTTGFFLDFFRLLQEIHWPSSLKHINPKLPVYIFAGDRDPVGLFGKGVLSLVEMYRSLELQDIEYRLYPDGRHEMLHETNRDEVMSDIVDWLDRHVNTGVTSVSALTGDSEAPGHSTSSKSSTL, encoded by the coding sequence ATGCGGGAATACACCTTCACCATCGCTGAAAATGACGGAACAGAGCTTTTTGCCTACCGCTGGCTGCCTGATCAGAATTTGCCCATTAAGGGGATTGTTCAAATTTCGCATGGTATGTGCGAGACGTCCTATCGCTACATCCGACTGGCCGAAAAACTTACTGCTTGCGGTTATGGCGTGTATGCCAACGATCATATCGGTCACGGGCGCACGGCTGGTGATCCTGATAAGCTGGGTATGCCGGGAGCTAATGCGTTTAATCGAATGGCAGACGGCATGCTGGAGCTAGGCGAAATTGCGGCTAAGGAATTCCCTGATCAGTCTCGTTTTTTGCTGGGTCACAGCATGGGGTCCTTTTTAACCCAGAAAATTATGTATGATGATCGGCAAACGTATCACGGGTTTATTTTATCGGGAACCAACGGACGACGTGGTCTCCTAAAACTCGGAGAGCAAGTTGCTCTACTGCAAGCCAAACTGCAAGGAATGGATCATCGCAGCATGCTGCTCAACGCTATGGTCTTTGGTGGCTTTAACCGTGCCTTCCGTCCGGTGCGTACGGCGTTCGACTGGCTGTCCCGTGATCCTGAGGAAGTAGATCAATTCGTGCACGACCCATTATGTGGAGCTATATGTACGACAGGCTTTTTTCTGGATTTTTTCAGGCTATTACAAGAAATCCACTGGCCTTCCTCGCTGAAACACATCAATCCCAAACTGCCAGTTTATATTTTTGCCGGGGATCGTGATCCAGTGGGTTTGTTCGGTAAAGGTGTGTTGTCACTAGTGGAAATGTATCGAAGCTTAGAGCTTCAGGACATCGAATACCGCCTCTATCCTGACGGTCGCCATGAGATGCTTCATGAAACAAACCGCGACGAGGTGATGAGTGACATCGTGGACTGGCTCGACCGTCATGTTAACACAGGGGTGACCTCTGTTTCCGCATTGACTGGAGACTCCGAGGCACCTGGACATTCAACCTCGTCCAAGTCATCAACCTTGTGA
- a CDS encoding type I phosphomannose isomerase catalytic subunit, which produces MLKPYPLQFQPEFKERVWGGRALEQFGLTPPEGHIGEGWMIADHPNGTTTVINGELAGKGLDEIRETYGQDWLGAKGVSEKGGRFPLLIKLLDCNDDLSVQVHPTDDYAGLPAGELGKTEMWYVLDAKPDAKIIYGLTEGVTRESLRTALESGDILGSLRQVPVEAGDTFFIPAGTVHALCAGVVVAEIQQNSDTTYRLYDYNRPGLDGKPRELHIEDSLNVTSYEGAGATTMKTDGLQPGKWLQLAACEYFVVEKGIVDGSWALSTTEDSFTILVICEGSGTITWNNNTESLSCKAGDCFLLPANLSGYTLNDGMTVLRSYLP; this is translated from the coding sequence ATGCTAAAGCCATACCCGCTGCAATTTCAACCTGAGTTCAAAGAGAGAGTTTGGGGAGGACGGGCCTTAGAGCAATTTGGTCTAACCCCACCAGAAGGACATATCGGGGAAGGATGGATGATTGCCGATCATCCAAACGGAACAACAACGGTTATCAATGGTGAGCTGGCAGGCAAAGGACTGGATGAAATCCGCGAGACCTACGGGCAGGATTGGCTCGGGGCCAAGGGTGTATCGGAAAAAGGCGGACGATTCCCACTTTTGATCAAACTACTGGATTGTAATGATGACTTATCCGTTCAGGTACATCCGACAGATGATTACGCAGGACTTCCAGCCGGAGAATTAGGAAAAACTGAAATGTGGTACGTGCTTGATGCCAAGCCAGATGCCAAGATTATTTATGGTCTGACCGAAGGTGTAACCCGCGAGAGTCTGCGCACAGCTCTTGAAAGTGGGGATATCCTCGGCAGTTTGCGCCAGGTTCCAGTCGAAGCAGGCGATACGTTCTTCATCCCCGCCGGAACCGTACATGCACTGTGTGCAGGCGTTGTCGTTGCTGAAATCCAGCAAAATTCGGATACTACCTATCGCTTATATGACTACAATCGCCCCGGACTGGACGGCAAGCCTCGTGAGTTGCATATCGAGGATTCCCTCAATGTAACCTCCTACGAAGGTGCAGGCGCAACAACGATGAAAACGGACGGCTTACAGCCTGGTAAATGGCTCCAGTTGGCAGCCTGTGAGTATTTTGTTGTGGAAAAGGGTATCGTAGATGGAAGTTGGGCACTTTCTACAACGGAAGACAGCTTCACCATTCTCGTGATTTGTGAAGGCAGTGGGACCATAACATGGAACAATAATACCGAGTCTCTTTCCTGTAAAGCTGGAGATTGCTTCCTGTTGCCCGCTAACCTGAGCGGTTACACGCTGAATGACGGAATGACCGTACTTAGATCTTATCTTCCTTAA
- a CDS encoding class I SAM-dependent methyltransferase: MGFLSVLSYAHQLVAARVQPGDTAIDATVGTGADTLFLAKAAGKRGRVYGFDIQQEALHCARRRLEENASPSLAEVSLLLQGHEQMQEAVPDMLHGKVAAVMFNLGYLPSEGADPTVITQTDSTLVALDAALQLLRPRGILTAVLYPGHAGGSEEADAVLQWASALPVSSGQSIIYRQLQRAASPYVVAVEKK, from the coding sequence ATGGGGTTCCTATCCGTCCTGAGCTACGCTCATCAATTGGTGGCTGCGCGGGTGCAGCCAGGCGATACTGCTATAGACGCCACCGTCGGCACAGGAGCAGACACGTTGTTTCTGGCAAAAGCTGCTGGCAAACGGGGCCGTGTCTATGGCTTCGACATCCAACAAGAAGCACTGCATTGCGCCCGTCGTCGACTGGAAGAAAACGCTTCTCCTTCATTAGCAGAAGTATCGCTACTGCTACAAGGTCATGAGCAAATGCAGGAGGCCGTTCCAGACATGCTGCATGGCAAAGTCGCTGCGGTCATGTTTAACCTGGGCTACTTGCCTTCCGAAGGCGCCGATCCTACTGTCATCACCCAAACAGACAGCACGCTCGTCGCACTTGATGCTGCCTTACAATTGCTGCGACCACGCGGCATTCTGACTGCCGTGTTATATCCAGGACACGCCGGAGGCAGTGAAGAAGCAGATGCCGTTCTTCAATGGGCTTCTGCTCTCCCGGTCTCCAGCGGTCAAAGCATTATTTATCGTCAATTACAACGAGCCGCTTCGCCTTACGTAGTGGCGGTTGAGAAGAAATAA